The following are encoded in a window of Poecile atricapillus isolate bPoeAtr1 chromosome 3, bPoeAtr1.hap1, whole genome shotgun sequence genomic DNA:
- the PRPH2 gene encoding peripherin-2, producing MALLKVKFNQKKRVKLAQGLWLMNWFSVFAGILVFSMGLFLKIELRKRSEVMDNSESHFVPNSLILMGILSCAFNGFAGKICYDSLDPAKFAKWKPLLKPYLALCCVFNMLIFFVALICFLMRGSLDSTLAQGLKNGMKFYRDTDTPGRCFMKKTIDMLQIEFKCCGNNGYKDWFEIQWISNRYLDFSSKEVKDRIKSNVDGRYLVDGVPFSCCNPSSPRPCIQYQVTNNSAHYSYDYQTEELNLWRRGCREALLNYYSGMMSSMGAVILLVWLFEMSVMVGLRLLHTSLESIANPEDPECESEGWVLENSLKDTFKSALENLKKLGKFNQVEAGAEGAEGEEGGKTPAITTVS from the exons ATGGCACTGCTGAAAGTCAAATTCAATCAGAAGAAACGGGTAAAACTAGCGCAGGGACTATGGCTCATGAACTGGTTTTCGGTGTTTGCTGGAATCCTTGTTTTTAGCATGGGATTGTTCCTCAAAATTGAGCTCCGGAAGCGAAGCGAAGTGATGGACAATTCTGAAAGCCACTTTGTGCCCAATTCTTTGATATTGATGGGTATATTATCCTGCGCCTTCAATGGTTTTGCTGGAAAAATTTGTTACGATTCTCTGGATCCCGCTAAATTTGCCAAGTGGAAGCCTTTGCTAAAACCTTACCTGGCACTGTGCTGTGTCTTTAACATGCTCATTTTCTTCGTTGCTCTGATTTGCTTTCTCATGCGGGGCTCCCTGGACAGCACCCTGGCCCAGGGGCTCAAGAATGGCATGAAGTTCTACCGGGACACGGACACCCCTGGAAGATGCTTCATGAAGAAGACCATCGACATGCTCCAGATTGAGTTCAAGTGCTGTGGCAACAACGGCTACAAAGACTGGTTTGAAATCCAGTGGATCAGCAACAGATATCTGGACTTCAGCTCCAAAGAAGTGAAAGA CCGGATCAAAAGCAACGTGGACGGGAGGTACCTGGTGGACGGTGTCCCCTTCAGCTGCTGcaaccccagctcccccaggccCTGCATCCAGTACCAGGTCACCAACAACTCTGCCCACTACAGCTATGACTACCAAACCGAGGAGCTCAACCTGTGGCGCCGCGGCTGCCGGGAAGCGCTCCTGAACTACTACAGCGGCATGATGAGCTCCATGGGCGCCGTCATCCTCCTCGTCTGGCTCTTTGAG ATGTCGGTGATGGTTGGCTTGCGCCTCCTGCACACCTCCCTGGAAAGTATTGCCAATCCTGAAGACCCCGAATGTGAAAGTGAAGGGTGGGTCCTGGAGAACAGCCTGAAGGACACTTTCAAATCTGCGCTGGAGAATTTGAAAAAGCTGGGTAAGTTCAACCAGGTGGAAGCAGGAGCCGAAGGGGCCGAAGGAGAGGAAGGTGGGAAGACGCCAGCCATCACAACAGTCAGTTGA